In Rhineura floridana isolate rRhiFlo1 chromosome 1, rRhiFlo1.hap2, whole genome shotgun sequence, the following proteins share a genomic window:
- the LOC133375676 gene encoding granzyme A-like translates to MGVFFGLWFCWVIFLLGIPRDQCADIIGGKESVAHSKPYMAIIKGAKLCGGTLIKSNWVLTAAHCEGGKPRTVILGAHSFAKEENTKQKFEVAKYIHYPSYDKKTHENDLMLLQLNGTAKINKNVGIVQLARKFTDIKAGTRCIVAGWGTTQNQAKKPSDTLREVGITIIDRKICNDKTHYNGQPRVTMNMVCAGDQKGGKDSCTGDSGGPLMCNGKQKAIVSFGKESECGNKRYPGVYTLLTKKHLTWIQETIRGDL, encoded by the exons ATGGGTGTTTTCTTTGGCTTGTGGTTCTGCTGGGTCATTTTTCTTCTTGGGATCCCCAGAG ATCAATGTGCAGATATAATTGGAGGGAAAGAATCAGTTGCACACTCAAAACCTTATATGGCCATAATCAAAGGGGCCAAACTTTGTGGAGGAACATTGATCAAATCCAACTGGGTGTTAACAGCAGCGCACTGTGAAGG GGGGAAACCCCGCACAGTTATTCTTGGAGCTCATTCATTTGCTAAAGAGGAGAACACAAAACAGAAGTTTGAAGTTGCAAAATACATTCATTACCCATCCTATGATAAGAAGACACACGAAAACGATCTTATGCTTCTGCAG CTTAATGGAACAGCAAAGATTAATAAAAATGTGGGCATCGTGCAGCTTGCCCGGAAGTTCACTGATATCAAGGCAGGAACCCGGTGTATAGTCGCTGGTTGGGGAACTACTCAGAACCAAGCAAAGAAGCCATCTGATACACTGCGTGAAGTTGGCATCACCATcattgatagaaagatctgcaaTGACAAGACACACTATAATGGCCAGCCTCGTGTGACAATGAATATGGTGTGTGCTGGAGACCAGAAAGGAGGGAAGGATTCGTGTACG GGTGACTCTGGTGGTCCTCTGATGTGCAATGGGAAACAAAAAGCCATTGTCTCCTTTGGTAAAGAATCAGAATGTGGCAATAAACGCTACCCTGGTGTCTACACTCTTCTCACAAAGAAGCATTTGACCTGGATACAGGAAACCATACGGGGTGACTTATAG